The window TAATGGGATTATCCAACCTTCGAAGATGAGGCTCGACGATATCGAAAGTAAGATCATCGATATGAAGGCGATTATACCAAAACTTCCCGTAAAGTACTGTACCACCCAATAGATGAACGCCCCCGCATCACCCTTAAGTGCCTTCCCGCTATTCACGATCGGGCCTATGATATTCGTCAATGTGAGAACTTCGACGCCCGGGTAAAAGTCTATATTCACATAAGAGTACAGGATCGGTTGGCTGGTCAACTTTGAGGTCGTGGCTGTAGCTATAATTTGAATGGGAAGGTAGTAGGCAAGGAATGTAGCGATAGGATTGAACCTGCCAATCCTTCGATAGGTGGTTATAAAGAAGATGATGAGTGGTATCGCCATGAAGTAGTATGGGGTGAGCATGAGTATAGCTGCCAGTAGACCGAGTGATGCACCTATTGCCCCTTCAACCTTAACACTTCGTTCAGTAAGGATGACGATTAAAGGTACATACGCAAAGATGAAGTATGTTCCCGCCCAGTTCCCCACCAAGGCTCCGAATTGATAGGCGAGTGTGATGTTGATGATAAAGAGCAGACTTAATATCGCTACAGCTGTATCCCTTAAAGCGACCAATAGAAGGAGGATGGAAAAGAGTATCGCTAAAGATTGTGGCAAGAACGGAATAAGAGAAAGGCCGAGGTAGCATGATATACCGACCAGAATGGCGAATGTAATCCTTTCATGTAATGTTTCACCAACCTTTACTCTGGCGATCTGCATCCCAACCCTCTTAGCTAATGTATCCTTTTGTGCCATACTTTAAATGGTGAACCCCCTCTTTATCAGCATCATAACCACTATTTACCATTTTTATAAGATCATACCATTCGAATTCTGATTTTAATAATGACCTTTGCTTTAAAATACTTTTTTAATGATTTCATTCATCTATTAAATTTATATAAATCAAGATGAGATTATCTGCCAAATGCTATTTAATGAAATATTTTCTTTCAAACTTATAACGGAGTATTCTATAAGATTATGTGAATAGTGGTATAGATGCATCTGCGCAACTTATTTATGTTGTTAATAAGCACCTTCGTTCTACTGTCGATCACATCTATAATATTTGGTGAACCGGCTTACGCCCAAACTTATTCACTCACATTCAATGCCATAGCAACACCACCCATCTCCAACGTAGATGGAGCTACTGTAGTTATAAGAGGTTACATAGGTGCAACACCCTTCACCGTTACATACGCTGAGCTCCCAAAGACCTTCACAAATATAACCTTGGGCACAACGATCACCTATAACTACGAAGCTATAATCCCAACGACGGTTTCAGGTAAAAGGTACCGATTTCTCAGCGCTACGGGGCCAACATCGGGCTTTTCACTCTCAGCAGATACCGTGATCGTAGGAAATTATCAAACCCAATACTATCTGGCTGTGAATAGACCGAGCGGTGCGACGGGGAGTGGGGAAGGTTGGTACGATGCGGGTTCATCGGCGATCGTATCATGTAGCAACGTATGGAATGAGGTTGCGGGTAGAGTTAGGAGCAATCTGAAAAGGTGGCATGATGGTACAACGTACTTCGATGTATCACCAAGGAGTGGTAGTGGCTCATACTCTATAACTATTCTGATGAACTCTCCACGCACGATAACCTTTGAGGGTGTAACACAGTATTCTCTATCGATATCTGGAGGTGCAGATATTCGCTTCGATCCGCCGAGCCCCACCAACGACCATTGGTTCGATGCTGGTATGTCTATAACTGTATACTGCTCATACGTTAAAGTATCGGTACCGAATAAGGTTCGAGAGAGGATCGTCAGCTACACCTTGGATGATGTTACAAACTCCATAACACCCGCAGCCTCTGGTAGCTTTTCGATCCCCAATATAGTCTTTAACACTTACCACACATTGATCTTCAACAGCATAAAACAATACTTCCTAATGGTGAATGGAGGGAATAATGTAAATAAACTCTATAGCCAATTCGATGATGGTTGGTACGATGAAGGTACTGAAGCGAGGGTCGTGACCGATTACACATGGAACGTGATCGATGGAAAGTCTCGGATGAATTTAAAAGCGTGGAGTATCGATGGTGGAGAGTTGCAGTACATAGGGAGGAGGAGCTCGGGCCGATTCACGACACCATCCATAATCATGAACAATTACCGTACTGTAAACTTTCATGCCGTAACTCAATACTACCTATCTTTAAGGACGAGTGTCAGTGGTGCTACAGTATCACAATCCGGTAGCCAAACCAATGACAATTGGTACGATGAAGGCAGTAGTGCTACCATATCTGCGAGTTCACCTTACACTATAGGTACTACAGCTCGGTACGTATTTGCAAGGTGGAACCCCATTGAAGGGAGTCCATTAGGATTCCCTAGCGAGTCGAATCCCGCCAATGTAATTATGTCGAGCCACTTTATTATAGAGGCGGAATGGGTACGTGATAGAGTAATCTTGGATCAGGCATCGAATATACGTGTAGATGTAGGTTCTACCGCTGTAATAAGGATGCACTATGTATGGGAGAGCGATGGAACTAACGTGGTCGGATTCGATATTCATATAAATGGTACGGTTTACAAACCCGATGGCTCGGGTTGGATAACATTCTTATACAGCCAACCAACGATTGGTAAAAAGGTCTGGCTCACTACTTATGCGAACGGTGGATTTAATTTCGTAAATCGTGTAATGGCTCAAGTGATATTCGATAGGATCGGGATCGTCGTAAAGGGTGCCAGTGCCTATCGTGTGAATGTCGGTTCACCAGTTACAGTATGGTTCTCCGCTATATACGAGTATGATCAAATGAGGTTCGATGGTGATAAGGGTCTCATCTTGATCAACGATGAGCCCGCAAAGTGGAACTCTTTCCTACTAAGATGGGAATTGACCGCTTCATCACAATCGGTAGGTATGAAGAGATTTTCCGTATCCTCGATTCAAGATAGGGCCTATGGATTGAAGGTATTCAATGATGTAGCTGGATCTGTATCGATCATATGGGATAGGGTTAAAGTGAGTGGTAAAGGTACAAGCAACCCAAGAGTTGATATCGATACCCCATCGATCGTCTACTTCGAATTGAATTACGAATATGATGGTGAAGTCGTTTCAGATGGTTCGGTATCGATTCGTGGTATGCCCGCCCGATATAACCCGATTACGAAGAGGTGGGAGTTGAATGTATCACTCCCTACGGTAGGGAGGGAGTCATACTATGTAACCTCAGTATCTGGCAATAAGTATGGGATTACCATCTTGAACGATCTTGTAGGTCCTCAAGATGTCATTTGGGACCGTTTAGAGGTCTATCAAGGCGGTGTCGATAGAGAGCGGATCGATTGGAACTCCTCGGGCACGATCTGGTTCAAGGTTCGGTATCAATACGATAATATAGAATTTACAAAAGATTCTGGCTCGATCATCTTGAATGGCTCACTACCTATGGAATGGTCACCATCAAAGAATAGATGGGAGTATCGACCATCTTTGAATCGGGTCGGTAGATTGGCACTTCGAGTCGACGAAATCAAGGATAACCTGTATGGTTTATCCTCTCATAAAAGGTTGGACTCGGTCGGTACTCGCTCGATAATCTGGGATACTGTAAATATAACCTTATCCGTTCAACAGTCAAGAATAGATGTAGGGAGTAGTGCGAATATCTCTGCCAAAGGCTTTTATCAATTCGACAATAGTGAGTTTGTGGGTAGTATCATCTTGAATGATGCTATCACGAAGTTGAATGTCGGCCTCTATAACTACACCGTGAGTAAGATTATAGATAATAAGTACGGTTTGAAAACGTTCAGATCTAACGTAATCTCGGTAATCTTCGATACTGTAAATGTAACCTTATCATCGGTAGAGCGGATAGAAGTTGGAAGGAATGCGAATATTGTGTGGAGTGCGCATTACCTATACGATGGCAAACCCTTCAACGGGACTATTACATTGAATGATGAAAGTATGAAGACCCAGATCGGTAGATACCAATACACCGTAAAGAGCATAGTGGATAGGTCTTACGGGCTTACTTCTTTTAAATCGAATGTGATCCATATTACATTCGATAGGCTTCAGATCGAATATCGATTACAATCGTTCTTCCCGGGCTCATTGAAGGTCGTAGTGACATTAAAGTACCAATCTGATGATGCGCCCGTTGAGAAAGCTTCCGTCACGGTCAATGGTATCGAGGCTAGAGAGAGTTCTAAAGGTTTATATGAAGTCGATTTAACTACATGGAACCCCGTGCAAGGTATAACGATAATGGCCAAAGTTTCTGAACCTATGACCAATCAAACCTTATTCTCGCCATTGGTGATCGATGTAACGGCCTACCATCTGGGGAATATACTCAGCGGAGTGATCGCACAGGTTACCTTGATCATAACGATAATCGTCCTATACCTTCAGGTGTGGAAGAAGCGAAGAATTTCAGCAACACAACCGTAATCTTAAATTGGCAAACTTTTATCTACCATCAATCTCTTAATATGCTCCCTTTATAATAGATGATATCTAAATGGTCAATCCTCCGCCTTTTGAGGATTCAAATATGAGAAGTATTCTTGTAAAGCTAACTTATTCGAGACTTCGGGGTCTCGAATTAGACGGGCCTCGATTTCCTCCACGAACTCTCTATTGAAACCTTTCGGTAATGAAATATTTTCATCTATCAAGTCTAAGGCCCATGGCAATCCAGTGGCAGGGTTGTGAGAGCCCTTAAAGTAAGAAAGTATCGGCTTAACATCCATCTCTTTATGAACTTCGAATTCGAAGGGTGGTGCGCTACAGCATCGGATATAATGCCTTGCAGTCTGTAAGAACATATCCATCCCTATGCCCAGCGTCTCTTTAATACTTCGACTCAACTTCCTCTTCGTAGCTTCATAAATCTCATCCATCGTAACATTCTTCTTCTCATATAGCACTATATACCTATATACACGCCGAAATTCGTTGTAAAAATTGAATGAAATAGGTGAACCGAATAACCATTCGTAAGAGAACCAATGTTTAATGGGGAGGAGTATGGACATGACGTACTTGTCATTCACATCTATACAGTGATCTTCATTACCGTGAAGGTATAGGAGCCAACCATCTAAAGCGCTCGTCCGAGTACGCTTGATAATGCCGATGACCCTCTTCGACTTCAAAAGCTCCCAAGTAATATCCCTCACATCCTCTGTAAGCTCCATACCGCTACCGTATCCATACATATCTAACGGTTCGTTATTGATCAACTGGGCATCTACCCGAAATCCATAGAAGCTACCATCGATCAGAACGTAATCGACATCCTTCTCTTTTAAACAGTACAATGCAACTTCTCTCTCCAACTTGCATCGAAACATGTGGAGAAACTTTTGAGTTACATCCTGGCTACCGATCTGATCGTGTATGAATATGCCTGCACGGTACTCTTCTTCCACAAAATCTTCACCCTCAAAGATCATATAACCCGCACAGTAGGTTCCGAACCTACTCCCCAACCTTTCACTCATCGATGGTGAATTAGATCCATCGACGACCGAGATCCTCCATCTTCTCCATTCGTCACTATCCTCTATAGGTTCTGTGCGAATGTATCTCCTTAACTCGTTTATCTTCTTTATCCTCTCCAATAGCCTTTTCTTACACCTCTCTGCTTCTTCATTCGCATGTTGAAAGAATTGGTGTTGAAGTTGTATAGGCAGCTTTAACCATTCGGGAGTTTCCTTGACCTCCATTAACAACACCTTCATTCAGATATCTCGAATGTGATGAGAAGGGGTATGGGTGATGGATTCATACTGCCCATGAAGTAGAAGTGGCCCGGTGGTAATGATAGGAGGAATCGAGGATCTATATTGAATGGTGATAACCAATTACTCGCTTCATTCATATCTAGTGGGTGGATCTTCCCTATGAACTGTGTATTCAGATTGCGCCTTACTGCAGCATTTATCCCGATTTCACCAGCGATGCCTTGAGATAAGATGCAGATGGAGAGTTTATGAGTCCTACCCAGAGCACAGAGATCGATGATCATATCGGTAGTCTGTTGCTGAATCCCTTCGGGCTTAAATGGGCAGTACTGTGGCCCCTCATCGATGATCAAGGCCAGATAAAGGTCTTCATCATTCTGCATGCGCTCCATCAGATAATTCGCTAAAGTAAGGAACATGGATAATTTCTCATCCTTTCCGCTCTTCTTCATATCTATAATTAAGATAT of the Nitrososphaerales archaeon genome contains:
- a CDS encoding DNA double-strand break repair nuclease NurA encodes the protein MEVKETPEWLKLPIQLQHQFFQHANEEAERCKKRLLERIKKINELRRYIRTEPIEDSDEWRRWRISVVDGSNSPSMSERLGSRFGTYCAGYMIFEGEDFVEEEYRAGIFIHDQIGSQDVTQKFLHMFRCKLEREVALYCLKEKDVDYVLIDGSFYGFRVDAQLINNEPLDMYGYGSGMELTEDVRDITWELLKSKRVIGIIKRTRTSALDGWLLYLHGNEDHCIDVNDKYVMSILLPIKHWFSYEWLFGSPISFNFYNEFRRVYRYIVLYEKKNVTMDEIYEATKRKLSRSIKETLGIGMDMFLQTARHYIRCCSAPPFEFEVHKEMDVKPILSYFKGSHNPATGLPWALDLIDENISLPKGFNREFVEEIEARLIRDPEVSNKLALQEYFSYLNPQKAED